A window from Dehalobacter sp. DCA encodes these proteins:
- a CDS encoding alpha/beta-type small acid-soluble spore protein, which translates to MNSGPQEYAQYLDNAKYEVANELGIQLNKGYNGDITSRDAGRIGGQIGGKIGGNMVKKMIAFAESNMTNNGGKL; encoded by the coding sequence ATGAACAGCGGACCGCAGGAATATGCGCAGTATCTGGACAACGCCAAATATGAAGTAGCCAATGAATTGGGCATCCAGTTAAACAAGGGATATAACGGAGACATCACATCAAGGGATGCTGGCCGGATTGGCGGTCAAATTGGCGGAAAAATCGGCGGAAATATGGTTAAAAAGATGATTGCATTTGCTGAAAGTAACATGACGAACAACGGTGGAAAACTCTAG
- the ligD gene encoding non-homologous end-joining DNA ligase, translated as MNLEFDGKTLNITNPEKLLWPDLGIRKLDYLKILLELAPYLLPHVQDRLLTTIRYPDGFQGKSFFQKNIPDYAPGWIPTIEWRDNQYIILESEAILIWLGNQACLEFHIPFNPYDRDQYPSALVFDLDPSEGQTFEDVTEAALLIFEELKALQITSYIKTSGASGLQIHIPTGGKYDYNTARKINEFFAVYFSQKYPRQITLERSVAKRGHKLYFDYLQMWQGKTIISPYSPRATAYASVAAPLEWQELRHGVKPQDFNLLNISGRLKDKGDLFAPLLNKKNGQDRKNSQDLDFILERIVAHRQP; from the coding sequence ATGAACCTGGAATTCGACGGCAAAACGCTCAATATAACCAACCCTGAAAAATTATTATGGCCTGACCTTGGTATCCGCAAGCTTGATTATTTGAAAATCCTGCTGGAATTAGCCCCGTACCTTCTGCCTCACGTCCAAGACCGTCTACTGACGACGATCCGTTATCCTGATGGTTTCCAGGGCAAGTCCTTCTTCCAGAAAAATATCCCTGATTATGCCCCTGGGTGGATTCCGACGATCGAATGGCGGGATAATCAGTATATCATTTTAGAATCAGAAGCAATCCTCATTTGGCTCGGAAACCAGGCGTGTCTGGAATTCCACATTCCATTTAACCCATATGACAGGGATCAGTATCCTTCTGCACTGGTTTTCGATCTGGACCCTTCCGAAGGTCAGACCTTTGAGGATGTCACGGAAGCGGCCCTGCTGATTTTTGAAGAGCTTAAAGCGCTTCAGATTACAAGCTATATCAAAACTTCCGGGGCAAGCGGACTTCAGATCCATATTCCGACAGGCGGGAAGTATGATTACAATACTGCCAGAAAAATCAACGAATTTTTTGCGGTTTATTTCAGCCAGAAATACCCTCGGCAAATTACCCTGGAGCGCAGTGTCGCCAAAAGAGGCCATAAGCTCTATTTTGACTATCTGCAGATGTGGCAGGGCAAAACCATCATCAGTCCATATTCACCAAGAGCAACAGCCTACGCCTCCGTTGCCGCTCCGCTGGAATGGCAAGAGCTGCGGCACGGGGTCAAACCCCAGGATTTTAATCTGCTGAATATCAGCGGCAGGCTGAAGGATAAAGGGGATCTTTTCGCTCCGCTGCTTAATAAAAAAAATGGACAAGACAGGAAGAATAGCCAGGATCTCGATTTTATCCTTGAACGGATTGTGGCCCACAGACAACCCTAG
- the serA gene encoding phosphoglycerate dehydrogenase produces MKILVNNKVAEAGIQLLREEHDVDTYCTLSQEELIKMIPKYDALVIRGDTTVSSEVIEAGRNLKVIGRAGLEVEHIDIQAATKQGIVVLNAPQGNSASSIEYTIGMILALARRIPQAYSSVKRGEWQRQKFLGMELKEKVLGIIGLGRVGMGVAKRAKAFDMKVIAYDPFLSDDKGREMGIELVDLDEILSKADYLTLHIPATVDTRNLLNRDAFSKMKKGIKIINCARGGIIDEEALIWALQEEIVSGAALDAFAEEPVRAGQPLLQMENVICTPRIASRTQEAENEVAICAACGVLAALRSEPVSTSLNIPPVSRDVMNMIKPYLHLMQKMCVLAVKLTEGRIKNIEVRYNGDISTADTKMLTLAAIKEVLNPILQEEVNIVNAPEVAKERGITVKEIKSKEAQSFVDLISITVKTDLTEHKVAGTLFGKSEQRIVEIDDFRVEIDPSGWFLLISHEDYPGMIGKVGTVLGEHNINITSMQVGKISSMSRNIMIVGIQTEADLEVIGKLKEIKGTENVEEIFFNKYLS; encoded by the coding sequence ATGAAGATTCTGGTGAATAACAAAGTGGCAGAGGCTGGAATTCAACTGCTGCGTGAAGAACATGACGTGGATACCTATTGTACATTATCTCAGGAAGAACTGATCAAAATGATTCCAAAATATGATGCCTTGGTCATCAGAGGCGATACGACTGTCAGCAGTGAAGTCATTGAAGCTGGCAGGAATTTGAAAGTAATCGGAAGGGCTGGTTTGGAAGTTGAGCATATCGATATTCAGGCAGCCACAAAGCAGGGGATTGTTGTCCTGAATGCCCCTCAGGGCAACAGTGCTTCTTCCATTGAATATACCATCGGGATGATCCTGGCTCTGGCCAGAAGGATTCCTCAGGCTTATTCCTCCGTCAAGCGCGGAGAGTGGCAAAGACAGAAGTTCCTAGGAATGGAGCTGAAAGAAAAGGTCTTGGGCATCATCGGCCTGGGGCGGGTCGGCATGGGCGTGGCCAAGCGGGCCAAAGCGTTCGATATGAAAGTGATTGCCTATGACCCGTTTTTAAGTGATGATAAAGGCAGAGAGATGGGAATCGAGCTGGTGGATCTGGATGAGATCTTAAGTAAAGCAGATTACCTGACGCTGCATATTCCGGCGACGGTCGACACGCGCAATCTGCTGAATAGAGATGCGTTTTCCAAAATGAAAAAGGGCATCAAGATTATTAACTGTGCCAGAGGCGGAATCATTGATGAGGAAGCTTTGATCTGGGCACTGCAGGAAGAGATTGTTTCTGGAGCTGCTCTGGATGCGTTTGCTGAGGAGCCCGTTCGTGCGGGCCAGCCACTGCTTCAAATGGAAAATGTGATCTGCACCCCTAGAATTGCCTCCCGGACGCAGGAAGCTGAAAACGAGGTTGCGATTTGCGCAGCCTGCGGGGTGCTCGCTGCGCTGAGATCCGAACCGGTTTCAACTTCACTGAATATTCCGCCTGTATCAAGAGATGTCATGAATATGATCAAGCCTTACCTTCACTTGATGCAAAAAATGTGTGTTCTGGCTGTCAAACTGACTGAAGGAAGAATAAAAAATATTGAAGTCCGCTATAATGGAGATATCAGCACTGCGGATACCAAAATGCTGACGCTGGCAGCCATAAAAGAGGTCTTAAATCCAATTCTTCAGGAAGAGGTCAATATTGTCAACGCGCCTGAAGTTGCGAAAGAACGCGGCATAACCGTCAAGGAGATCAAAAGCAAAGAGGCGCAAAGCTTTGTTGATCTGATCAGCATTACCGTTAAAACTGATTTGACTGAGCATAAGGTAGCAGGCACGCTTTTCGGCAAAAGTGAACAACGGATTGTGGAGATCGACGATTTCAGGGTTGAAATAGATCCTTCGGGATGGTTCCTGCTTATCTCACATGAGGATTATCCGGGAATGATCGGCAAAGTCGGGACTGTATTGGGTGAGCATAACATCAACATTACCAGTATGCAGGTTGGCAAAATCAGTTCCATGAGCAGAAACATTATGATTGTCGGTATTCAGACCGAAGCCGATTTGGAAGTCATCGGCAAATTGAAAGAGATTAAGGGAACCGAAAATGTTGAAGAGATTTTCTTCAATAAATATCTGTCCTAA
- a CDS encoding non-homologous end joining protein Ku — MHTMWKGSISFGLVNIPIKMFAATEEKDIHFRYIHKECNTPLKYQKHCPTCNKEVKEEEIVRGYEYETGHFIVINETDLIALKSEVEEKSIEILDFINLAEIDPIYYDKSYYLAPQDTGGKAYHLLRQSMNDTGKIALAKMTIRNKQTLAALRVYNKVLVLETIFYPDEIRPVSEVPGISEQQGVNEKELDIATQLITNLTAPFEPEKYKDNYREALRELINKKIEGREIEIAPEAPHRNVIDLMEALQASLKETKKPSRSKTETTAS, encoded by the coding sequence ATGCATACAATGTGGAAAGGCTCCATAAGCTTTGGTTTGGTCAATATTCCCATAAAAATGTTTGCTGCTACGGAAGAAAAGGATATCCATTTCAGATACATCCATAAAGAGTGCAATACGCCTCTTAAGTATCAAAAGCATTGTCCGACATGTAACAAAGAAGTAAAAGAAGAAGAAATCGTCCGCGGGTACGAATATGAAACCGGTCATTTTATTGTTATCAATGAGACAGATCTTATCGCCTTAAAATCTGAAGTGGAAGAGAAGTCAATTGAAATCCTTGATTTTATTAATCTTGCAGAAATTGATCCGATTTATTACGACAAATCCTATTACCTGGCACCGCAGGATACCGGCGGCAAAGCCTATCATCTTCTGCGACAGTCCATGAATGATACCGGCAAAATTGCCCTGGCTAAAATGACTATCCGCAATAAACAGACGCTGGCTGCCTTAAGGGTTTACAATAAGGTCCTGGTCCTGGAAACGATTTTCTATCCGGATGAAATAAGACCCGTCAGCGAGGTACCGGGAATCAGCGAGCAGCAGGGTGTCAACGAAAAAGAGCTTGATATCGCGACCCAGCTGATTACCAACTTAACTGCACCATTCGAGCCGGAAAAATACAAGGATAATTACCGGGAAGCACTGAGAGAGCTGATCAACAAAAAGATTGAAGGCAGGGAAATAGAAATCGCACCTGAAGCGCCCCACCGTAATGTCATTGACTTGATGGAAGCCCTTCAGGCCAGTTTAAAAGAAACCAAAAAGCCCTCCCGAAGCAAAACAGAGACGACTGCAAGCTAG
- a CDS encoding ArsR/SmtB family transcription factor yields the protein MEGKVENLRCDCLVIHEKIVSKVKEAMPQEENLYDLAELFKVFGDTTRIKILWALSEAEMCVCDLAFLLNMTQSAISHQLRVLKQCRLVKNRKEGKIVFYALDDEHIKGIFNQGMLHVKEG from the coding sequence ATGGAGGGAAAAGTGGAGAATTTACGGTGTGACTGTCTGGTTATTCATGAAAAAATTGTCAGTAAGGTCAAAGAAGCGATGCCGCAGGAAGAAAATCTATACGATCTCGCCGAGTTGTTTAAAGTATTTGGTGATACGACAAGGATAAAAATACTCTGGGCACTTTCCGAAGCGGAAATGTGTGTCTGCGACCTGGCCTTTCTGCTGAATATGACCCAGTCGGCAATTTCCCATCAGCTGCGAGTTCTTAAGCAATGCAGGCTGGTAAAGAACAGAAAAGAAGGAAAGATTGTATTCTATGCGCTGGATGACGAGCATATCAAAGGCATTTTCAACCAGGGGATGCTCCATGTCAAAGAAGGATAA
- the ligD gene encoding non-homologous end-joining DNA ligase, with protein MKLLEVMDPVLSSEIRAGNEWIHQIKWDGIRGISYIEDGRVRIYTKSGRERTSFYPEIQIAPKLLNGHQAVLDGELVVFNTENRPSFHLIMNRERLRNSSNLPVYQQKYPVCYILFDLLFLNGTDLRSRPLEERQDLLRAKVSSSSDITVTDDFTDGSALFKLMKERNYEGIVSKRKNSRYQAGKKHNDWFKTKISKKILAIVGGLSWKEQFPNSLLLGIFQGGQYLYIGNASLGLSQKDFQLLKAYASDYTQESSPFDNLKKMKDTTWLKPVLTCWVSFLEWTDSRSLRHPKILGFSKDPASEAQGKETIME; from the coding sequence ATGAAACTGCTGGAAGTAATGGACCCTGTCCTGTCATCTGAAATCAGGGCAGGTAATGAGTGGATCCACCAGATTAAATGGGACGGTATCAGAGGGATATCCTATATTGAAGACGGCAGAGTCCGGATCTACACCAAAAGTGGCAGGGAGCGAACTTCTTTCTATCCTGAAATCCAGATAGCTCCAAAACTGCTGAACGGCCATCAGGCCGTACTGGATGGCGAACTGGTTGTTTTCAATACCGAGAACAGACCATCCTTTCATCTGATCATGAATCGGGAACGCCTCAGAAACAGTTCTAATCTGCCAGTCTATCAGCAAAAATACCCGGTCTGCTACATCTTGTTTGATCTTTTGTTCCTTAATGGCACAGACTTGCGTAGCCGGCCTCTAGAAGAGAGACAAGATCTTCTTCGGGCCAAGGTGTCATCTTCTTCCGACATCACGGTTACCGATGATTTTACGGACGGTTCAGCTCTGTTTAAGCTAATGAAAGAAAGAAATTACGAGGGAATCGTTAGCAAGAGAAAGAACAGCCGTTACCAGGCTGGCAAAAAACATAATGACTGGTTCAAAACCAAAATCAGCAAAAAAATCCTGGCCATTGTCGGCGGATTATCCTGGAAAGAGCAATTTCCAAACTCACTACTGCTTGGTATCTTCCAGGGAGGCCAGTACCTCTACATCGGGAATGCGAGTCTTGGACTGTCCCAGAAAGACTTCCAGCTTCTCAAGGCTTACGCTTCGGATTATACCCAGGAAAGCAGCCCGTTCGACAACCTTAAAAAAATGAAGGATACGACCTGGCTCAAACCGGTCTTGACCTGCTGGGTAAGTTTCCTGGAATGGACAGACAGCAGGAGTCTCCGCCACCCTAAGATTCTTGGTTTTAGCAAAGATCCTGCCTCTGAAGCCCAAGGAAAGGAAACCATCATGGAATGA
- a CDS encoding heavy metal translocating P-type ATPase, which produces MDTKSQETVILLAGLGCANCSAKIEQEVRKLDGIKTANIDFAGSKLYLEVNDSEKITDIALKIEKIASQIEAGIRIIGIRSKDIGAASKEEKTTEQEKRKERKEQKKQKVNAELVCFVIGAVIFTAAFLLKLKPAIEIVLFLVSYLLIGGKIIWAALQNIIRGKFLDENFLMFIATVGALAIQEYPEAVAVMLFYRVGEFFQDSAVNRSRRSISELMDIRPDYANLMKDDSISKVPPEEVREGQLILIKPGEKVPLDGTVLAGRSVLDTSALTGEFIPREVEAGSSILAGFINKTGVLTVKVTKVYEQSTVARILDLVEKAASKKAKTENFMTTFARVYTPVIVLGAALLAFIPPLFIEGATFSEWLNRALVFLVVSCPCALVISIPLSFFGGIGGASRNGILIKGSNYLEGLNQVRTVVFDKTGTLTEGVFEVTGIQAVQGFDEDTLLEYAAAAEYFSGHPIAASILKRYTEDYTKKLNTKGIDQKDIHQYQEIPGYGVKTVYQGKEIIAGSARLLTEEGVSLTQIPEAGTIAYIAIDRQYAGYILITDRVKKDVQEALRGLRQAGVKKLVMLTGDTKAISEQVGQQLGFDRVYAELLPDQKVAVLEELEEQKENGSKLVFVGDGVNDAPVLARADIGVAMGGLGSDAAIEAADIVLMTDEPAKLLEAIRIARKTKGIVWQNIGFALGIKTGVLILGAIGAATMWEAVFADVGVAVIAILNAMRVLKKKKVKEYDIVI; this is translated from the coding sequence ATGGATACAAAAAGTCAGGAAACAGTCATCCTGCTTGCCGGTCTTGGCTGTGCAAACTGCTCGGCTAAAATCGAACAGGAAGTAAGGAAGCTTGATGGCATAAAAACTGCAAATATTGATTTTGCCGGCAGTAAACTCTATCTAGAGGTAAATGATTCTGAAAAGATCACAGATATTGCCCTCAAAATTGAAAAAATTGCTTCCCAGATTGAAGCCGGGATAAGAATTATTGGGATCCGGTCCAAAGATATTGGTGCAGCCAGTAAAGAAGAGAAAACCACGGAACAAGAAAAACGAAAAGAACGAAAAGAACAAAAAAAACAGAAAGTTAATGCCGAGCTGGTTTGCTTTGTCATTGGAGCAGTCATTTTTACGGCTGCGTTTCTGCTGAAATTGAAACCTGCCATTGAAATCGTACTGTTTCTGGTCAGCTATTTGTTGATTGGCGGCAAGATTATCTGGGCAGCACTCCAAAATATTATCCGCGGCAAGTTTCTTGATGAAAATTTTTTGATGTTTATTGCTACAGTTGGGGCGCTGGCTATTCAGGAATATCCTGAGGCTGTAGCTGTGATGCTGTTCTACCGGGTCGGTGAATTCTTCCAGGACAGTGCTGTGAACCGTTCCCGCCGCTCGATCAGTGAACTGATGGATATTCGTCCGGACTATGCGAATTTAATGAAGGACGATTCCATAAGCAAAGTACCGCCGGAGGAAGTCAGGGAAGGCCAGCTGATTCTGATCAAACCGGGAGAGAAAGTTCCCCTCGATGGCACAGTGCTTGCGGGCAGGTCTGTTTTGGATACCTCGGCGCTCACCGGAGAATTTATCCCGAGGGAGGTCGAAGCCGGCAGCAGTATTCTGGCTGGTTTTATCAATAAGACCGGGGTTTTGACCGTGAAAGTTACGAAGGTCTATGAGCAGAGCACGGTTGCACGGATTCTGGATTTGGTGGAAAAGGCCGCCTCTAAAAAAGCTAAGACAGAAAATTTTATGACAACATTTGCGCGTGTCTATACACCGGTTATTGTTCTCGGAGCTGCACTTTTAGCTTTTATACCCCCGCTGTTTATTGAAGGGGCCACGTTCAGCGAATGGCTGAACCGGGCTTTGGTCTTTCTAGTGGTGTCATGTCCCTGTGCACTGGTGATCTCCATCCCGTTAAGCTTTTTTGGGGGTATCGGAGGCGCTTCCCGAAACGGCATCTTGATCAAGGGAAGCAACTACCTGGAAGGCCTGAATCAAGTGCGTACGGTTGTCTTCGATAAAACAGGTACGCTGACTGAAGGTGTATTTGAAGTTACCGGAATACAAGCTGTTCAGGGGTTTGATGAAGATACTTTGCTGGAATATGCTGCTGCAGCTGAATATTTCTCAGGTCATCCAATTGCGGCTTCGATTTTGAAACGATACACCGAAGATTATACGAAAAAACTGAATACCAAGGGCATTGATCAGAAAGATATCCATCAGTATCAAGAAATACCAGGCTATGGCGTAAAAACAGTATATCAGGGAAAAGAAATCATTGCCGGCAGCGCCAGGCTCCTGACTGAGGAAGGAGTCTCCCTGACTCAAATACCCGAGGCTGGAACGATTGCCTATATCGCGATTGACCGTCAATATGCCGGCTATATCCTGATTACGGACAGAGTCAAAAAAGATGTTCAGGAAGCTTTGCGGGGCTTGAGACAGGCAGGGGTTAAGAAGTTGGTTATGCTGACCGGAGACACGAAGGCGATCAGTGAACAGGTCGGACAGCAGTTGGGGTTTGACCGAGTTTACGCTGAATTGCTTCCCGATCAAAAGGTTGCTGTTCTGGAAGAACTGGAGGAGCAGAAGGAAAACGGCAGTAAACTCGTTTTTGTCGGAGATGGGGTCAATGATGCGCCGGTCCTGGCCAGGGCCGATATCGGGGTTGCCATGGGCGGACTCGGATCGGATGCAGCTATTGAGGCCGCGGATATTGTCCTGATGACGGACGAACCTGCCAAACTGCTCGAGGCAATCCGGATTGCCCGGAAAACTAAAGGAATTGTCTGGCAAAATATTGGTTTTGCGCTCGGGATAAAGACAGGTGTCCTCATCCTTGGAGCGATAGGTGCCGCGACAATGTGGGAAGCTGTATTTGCCGATGTAGGCGTGGCTGTGATTGCGATCCTGAATGCAATGCGGGTGTTAAAGAAGAAAAAAGTCAAGGAATATGATATAGTAATATAG
- a CDS encoding NAD(P)H-dependent flavin oxidoreductase, with translation MKLPVLRVGGLIPKYPIIQGGMAIRISTFRLAAAVANAGGIGIIAATALDETELKDEIRKAREKSKGIIGINIMFAATRFKELVCTALEEGIDLIIQGAGFSRDIFRWCAEAKTPLVPIVSTAKLARISESLGAAAVVVEGKEAGGHLGTDQSMRILVPEIKAAISIPVIAAGGIVDTGDLQEAFSLGADGVQMGIRFAASEEANGAPALKEAYLRATEEDIVIIQSPVGLPGRAIRNKFTDEILLGKVKSPQICEGCLKKCTATFCIKEALINAQQGNLDQGLIFSGQYIEKITEILPAAKIISDLVKEYEEIEEM, from the coding sequence TTGAAGTTACCTGTGTTAAGAGTAGGAGGTCTGATCCCGAAGTACCCGATCATCCAGGGCGGGATGGCTATTAGAATTTCCACTTTTCGGCTGGCTGCGGCTGTGGCCAACGCCGGTGGAATAGGAATTATTGCTGCGACGGCTTTGGATGAAACTGAATTAAAAGACGAAATCAGAAAGGCCAGGGAGAAATCCAAAGGAATCATCGGAATAAATATTATGTTTGCAGCAACGCGTTTCAAGGAGCTTGTCTGTACTGCGCTGGAAGAAGGCATTGACCTGATTATTCAGGGAGCCGGTTTTTCCAGGGACATTTTTCGCTGGTGCGCTGAGGCAAAAACTCCTTTAGTCCCGATTGTATCGACGGCCAAGCTTGCCAGGATTTCTGAAAGCCTGGGAGCGGCAGCGGTCGTAGTAGAAGGGAAAGAAGCCGGAGGACATCTCGGAACAGATCAGTCTATGAGAATTCTTGTTCCTGAGATCAAGGCGGCTATTTCTATCCCGGTCATTGCGGCAGGAGGCATTGTGGATACGGGAGATTTACAGGAGGCGTTTAGCCTTGGTGCTGACGGTGTGCAAATGGGGATCCGTTTTGCTGCCAGTGAAGAGGCGAACGGAGCGCCGGCCCTCAAAGAAGCTTATCTGAGAGCAACGGAAGAAGATATTGTCATCATTCAAAGTCCCGTCGGGCTGCCCGGGAGAGCAATCCGAAATAAATTTACAGATGAAATCCTTTTGGGGAAAGTAAAATCCCCACAAATATGTGAAGGCTGTCTGAAAAAATGCACAGCAACTTTTTGCATAAAGGAGGCCTTAATCAATGCCCAACAGGGTAATTTGGATCAGGGACTGATTTTTTCAGGACAATACATTGAAAAGATAACTGAAATCCTACCTGCAGCGAAAATAATCAGTGATTTGGTTAAAGAATATGAGGAAATTGAGGAAATGTGA
- a CDS encoding peptide chain release factor 3, giving the protein MEKTTNQDQIKPRRTFAIISHPDAGKTTLTEKLLFFGGAIRLAGTVKGRKAAKYATSDWMQIEKERGISVTSSAMQFSYNGIHINILDTPGHEDFSEDTYRTLMAADSAVMLIDLVKGVEAQTIKLFKVCRMRGIPIFTFINKLDRFGKDPLDVLQEIEDVLGINTVPLNWPVGMGKDFSAIYDRRHQCLELYRDGERKRIDVGERGLEDPALKDCLEPALYDKLCEDLELLDIAGDAFDEEMIQQGMLSPVFFGSALSSIGVQTFLEQFLEMAPEPRPQKSSVGYIQPTDPQFSGFIFKIQANMNPAHRDRIAFMRVCSGRFERGMAANHVRSGKKIKLPQPQQFLAQERDILEEAYPGDVVGLFDPGIFRIGDTLSEEGTFEFEKLPQFAPEYFAKIINLDFSKYKQFQKGIKQLTEEGTVQVFRTFMDGPEGLIVGVVGKLQFEVLEYRLENEYGTRIQLHHLLHHMARWVRSDKPVDPANLRGLRNLCVKDQDDQLVVLLEDEYYLDRLKDKYPEITFHTSSND; this is encoded by the coding sequence ATGGAAAAGACGACGAACCAGGATCAGATTAAACCCAGAAGGACATTTGCAATTATTTCTCACCCGGATGCGGGGAAAACGACCTTAACAGAAAAACTGCTGTTTTTTGGCGGGGCTATCCGGCTGGCTGGTACGGTAAAAGGAAGAAAAGCAGCCAAGTATGCAACTTCCGACTGGATGCAGATTGAAAAAGAACGTGGCATTTCCGTAACTTCGAGCGCCATGCAGTTTTCATACAATGGAATTCATATCAATATTTTAGATACACCCGGGCACGAAGATTTTAGTGAAGACACCTATCGCACGCTGATGGCAGCCGACAGCGCCGTCATGCTAATCGATCTGGTCAAAGGCGTCGAAGCCCAGACCATCAAGCTGTTTAAAGTCTGCCGGATGAGAGGCATACCGATTTTTACGTTTATTAATAAGCTGGACCGTTTTGGCAAAGACCCGCTGGATGTTCTTCAAGAGATTGAGGATGTTTTAGGCATTAATACGGTTCCTTTGAATTGGCCGGTCGGAATGGGAAAAGATTTCAGTGCAATCTACGACCGGCGGCATCAATGTCTGGAGCTTTACCGGGACGGCGAGCGGAAACGGATTGATGTGGGTGAACGCGGACTTGAAGATCCCGCTCTCAAAGACTGTCTTGAACCTGCCTTATATGATAAGCTCTGCGAAGACTTGGAACTATTGGATATTGCGGGGGATGCGTTTGACGAGGAAATGATTCAGCAGGGGATGCTGTCTCCGGTCTTCTTCGGCAGTGCGCTGAGCAGTATTGGTGTCCAAACTTTTCTGGAGCAGTTCCTGGAAATGGCACCTGAGCCAAGACCACAAAAAAGTTCGGTTGGCTACATTCAGCCAACCGATCCTCAATTTTCAGGTTTCATTTTTAAGATTCAGGCCAATATGAACCCGGCCCACAGGGACCGGATTGCGTTTATGCGGGTCTGTTCGGGCAGGTTCGAACGCGGAATGGCAGCTAATCATGTCCGAAGCGGCAAGAAGATCAAGCTTCCACAACCACAGCAGTTCTTGGCACAGGAACGCGATATCCTGGAAGAGGCTTATCCCGGAGATGTGGTGGGTTTGTTTGATCCGGGCATTTTTCGGATCGGCGATACCCTGAGTGAGGAAGGAACCTTTGAATTCGAAAAGCTACCGCAGTTTGCACCGGAGTATTTTGCCAAGATCATCAATCTGGACTTTTCCAAATACAAACAGTTCCAGAAAGGCATCAAGCAGCTGACTGAAGAAGGGACAGTGCAGGTCTTCCGGACCTTTATGGATGGGCCGGAGGGACTGATTGTCGGAGTTGTGGGAAAGCTTCAGTTTGAAGTCCTGGAATACCGCCTCGAAAATGAATATGGAACAAGAATTCAGCTTCATCATCTTCTGCATCATATGGCCCGCTGGGTCAGAAGCGACAAACCTGTTGATCCGGCCAATTTGCGCGGACTCCGTAATCTGTGCGTCAAAGATCAGGATGACCAGCTGGTCGTTCTTCTTGAAGATGAATACTACCTGGACAGGTTGAAGGATAAGTATCCGGAAATCACGTTCCATACATCCTCCAACGACTAA
- a CDS encoding C40 family peptidase: MQVALPLTESNQPTLVPKQVIGLTALLLAGTAVVPSSPYALQEIASSRPKVTAAPAKMVDESPVQTNNIRIMEEKAGESSFSCVNVSTLSLIEASKEKAEIQTGIVASVLTWEGTAYKWGGRSRSGVDCSALVQRVFLENGIQLPRTSYEQFREGVGIPKTRLEPGDLIFFHTNGAGASHVGIYLGDNKFISAAKHCVQISSLDERYWAEHYRGSRRVIA, translated from the coding sequence ATGCAAGTTGCGCTCCCTTTGACAGAATCCAATCAGCCCACCCTCGTTCCAAAACAGGTGATTGGCCTAACAGCACTTCTACTGGCCGGAACTGCTGTAGTCCCCTCTAGTCCTTATGCCCTACAGGAAATCGCCTCCTCGCGTCCTAAAGTTACGGCAGCTCCTGCTAAAATGGTTGACGAAAGCCCTGTGCAGACCAACAATATTAGAATCATGGAGGAAAAAGCTGGCGAGAGCAGCTTTTCTTGTGTAAATGTCAGTACCCTTTCCCTGATAGAAGCAAGCAAAGAAAAAGCAGAAATTCAGACCGGTATTGTAGCTTCAGTACTAACCTGGGAAGGAACTGCCTATAAATGGGGTGGCCGGTCTAGATCCGGTGTCGACTGTTCAGCGCTTGTTCAAAGAGTATTTCTTGAAAATGGGATCCAGCTCCCAAGGACATCGTATGAACAATTCAGAGAGGGGGTAGGAATACCCAAAACAAGATTAGAACCTGGTGATCTGATCTTTTTTCATACCAACGGAGCCGGAGCAAGTCATGTTGGAATCTATCTCGGTGATAACAAGTTTATTTCAGCGGCCAAGCATTGCGTTCAGATTTCTTCACTGGATGAACGTTACTGGGCGGAGCATTACCGGGGCAGCAGAAGAGTGATTGCGTGA